The Streptomyces camelliae genome window below encodes:
- a CDS encoding MMPL family transporter — MASRLYAWARWMARRRGRVIAVWLLLLAVVGGLGITLHGKVTTEFSVPGIESQKAQDLLKEKVPEAAGGVARVVFAAPEGHKLTEPKTTAAVEASLKKAAGVSGVVNVSDPLKTKTVSPDLRIGYADVRFRRQASDVPQSAKDALSGAMAQARDAGLQIEFGGSAMDAKTEVGGPAEVVGVVIALAVLALALGSLTAAGLPLLTALVGVAIGVLGVEFMTRYVEMTSTATVLALMIGLAVGIDYALFIISRHREPLADPEQDAEDSIARAVATSGGAVVFAGATVIIALAALAVTGIPFLTVMGLAAAVTVLLAVLVAVSLVPAVLALFGDRLRPRSRATAERAPGAWGLTWARVVTRKPLLVLLAGVIGLLALAVPARELRLGLPSNASQPVDSTQHKSYDLLTKGFGAGFNATLTAVVDLRDMPAADRGSAVTHLRGSLAGDRGVAVVTQPVANADSTLAVIAVVPKTGPDAQATTDLVHRLRENAPAVDKAGGTLYIAGTTAAAIDVAGKLADALPLFIAIIVVLALILLTIAFRSLLVPVKAAFGFLLSVAASLGATVWVFQDGHLNGVLDIPSAGPVTSFLLVLLIGVLFGLAMDYEVFLVSRMREHYEHTNDATEAITHGVARSGRVVSAAALIMAAVFGGFVFNHDPIIKSIGFALAFGVLVDAFVVRMTLVPAVMALLGRRAWGLPRWLDRITPDVDIEGARLPARAEAEADRKQDEVAVR, encoded by the coding sequence ATGGCCTCACGCCTGTACGCATGGGCGCGATGGATGGCACGCCGTCGCGGCCGGGTCATCGCGGTCTGGCTGCTGCTGCTCGCTGTCGTCGGCGGCCTCGGGATCACCCTGCACGGCAAGGTGACCACCGAGTTCTCGGTGCCTGGGATCGAGTCGCAGAAGGCGCAGGACCTGCTGAAGGAGAAGGTCCCCGAGGCCGCCGGCGGCGTGGCCCGGGTGGTCTTCGCGGCGCCCGAGGGACACAAGCTGACCGAGCCGAAGACGACGGCGGCCGTTGAGGCGAGCCTGAAGAAGGCCGCAGGGGTCTCCGGCGTCGTGAACGTCTCCGACCCGCTCAAGACCAAGACGGTCTCGCCCGACCTGCGCATCGGATACGCGGACGTACGCTTCCGCCGGCAGGCCAGCGATGTGCCGCAGTCGGCCAAGGACGCCCTGTCCGGCGCGATGGCCCAGGCCCGCGACGCTGGACTGCAGATCGAGTTCGGCGGTTCGGCGATGGACGCCAAGACGGAGGTCGGCGGCCCGGCCGAGGTGGTCGGCGTTGTGATCGCCTTGGCCGTCCTGGCCCTGGCCCTCGGCTCCCTCACAGCCGCCGGGCTGCCGCTGCTGACCGCCCTCGTGGGCGTGGCGATCGGTGTCCTGGGCGTCGAGTTCATGACCCGATACGTCGAGATGACCAGCACCGCCACCGTGCTCGCCCTGATGATCGGGCTGGCCGTGGGCATCGACTACGCGCTGTTCATCATCTCCCGCCACCGCGAGCCGCTCGCCGACCCCGAACAGGACGCGGAGGACTCGATCGCGCGTGCCGTGGCCACGTCCGGCGGCGCGGTCGTCTTCGCCGGTGCGACGGTGATCATCGCGCTGGCAGCGCTCGCGGTCACCGGCATCCCGTTCCTGACGGTGATGGGCCTGGCCGCGGCGGTCACCGTACTGCTGGCGGTCCTGGTCGCCGTCAGCCTCGTACCCGCCGTCCTCGCCCTGTTCGGCGACCGGCTACGACCGCGCAGTCGCGCTACGGCCGAACGCGCCCCCGGCGCCTGGGGCCTGACCTGGGCCCGCGTGGTCACTCGCAAGCCGCTGCTCGTCCTGCTGGCGGGAGTGATCGGTCTGCTCGCGCTCGCCGTACCCGCTCGCGAGTTGCGCCTCGGCCTGCCCAGCAACGCTTCGCAGCCTGTCGACAGCACCCAGCACAAGAGCTACGACCTGCTGACAAAGGGCTTCGGGGCCGGCTTCAACGCCACCCTGACGGCCGTGGTCGACCTGCGTGACATGCCGGCGGCCGATCGCGGCTCGGCAGTGACGCATCTGAGGGGGAGCCTGGCCGGTGACCGCGGCGTGGCCGTCGTCACCCAGCCGGTCGCCAACGCCGACTCGACCCTCGCCGTCATCGCCGTCGTCCCGAAGACCGGGCCGGACGCCCAGGCCACGACCGACCTCGTGCACCGGCTGCGGGAGAACGCCCCCGCCGTCGACAAGGCGGGCGGCACCCTCTACATCGCGGGTACGACCGCGGCCGCGATCGACGTTGCGGGCAAACTCGCCGACGCACTACCGCTGTTCATCGCCATCATCGTGGTCCTGGCCCTGATTCTGCTGACCATCGCCTTCCGGTCCCTGCTGGTCCCGGTCAAGGCCGCGTTCGGCTTCCTGCTGTCCGTCGCCGCGTCCCTGGGAGCCACGGTCTGGGTCTTCCAGGACGGACACCTCAACGGTGTCCTCGACATCCCGTCGGCGGGCCCGGTCACCAGCTTCCTGCTGGTCCTTCTCATCGGCGTCCTCTTCGGACTCGCCATGGACTACGAGGTCTTCCTCGTCAGCCGCATGCGCGAGCACTATGAGCACACCAACGACGCCACCGAGGCCATCACCCACGGCGTCGCCCGCAGCGGCCGGGTCGTCAGCGCCGCGGCGCTGATCATGGCGGCGGTCTTCGGCGGCTTCGTCTTCAACCATGACCCGATCATCAAGTCCATCGGTTTCGCCCTGGCGTTCGGTGTCCTCGTCGATGCCTTCGTGGTCCGCATGACCCTCGTCCCGGCGGTCATGGCCCTGCTCGGCCGCCGCGCCTGGGGCCTGCCCCGTTGGCTCGACCGGATCACGCCGGATGTCGACATCGAGGGTGCGCGGCTTCCCGCGCGCGCGGAGGCCGAGGCGGACCGGAAGCAGGACGAGGTCGCCGTGCGCTGA
- a CDS encoding TetR/AcrR family transcriptional regulator: MPEERADPRQVRSREAMVAAATELLTQGGLEAVSHQAVATRAGVGRATVYRHWPDLLGLRLAALQAGMPPLSSAPEDVRAASIAEPRAELVHYLRQLGERLDDAQAGAVLAAVLGGAQHDGGMQHLRQTLLTQIVDALRPAVAAAVERGRLRVDVTAETFAMTTVGPLVYQRFLVGSPLGPDTVDSVVDAALRAWAP, translated from the coding sequence ATGCCGGAGGAGCGAGCCGACCCGCGCCAGGTGCGCAGCCGTGAGGCCATGGTGGCCGCGGCCACCGAGCTGCTCACGCAGGGGGGGCTGGAGGCCGTGAGCCATCAGGCAGTGGCCACGCGTGCCGGGGTCGGTCGGGCCACGGTCTACCGCCACTGGCCCGACCTGCTCGGCCTCCGCCTGGCCGCGCTGCAGGCCGGGATGCCGCCCCTGTCGTCGGCCCCCGAGGACGTGCGGGCCGCGTCCATTGCCGAACCACGCGCCGAGCTGGTCCACTATCTGCGCCAGCTCGGCGAGCGGCTCGACGACGCCCAGGCCGGAGCAGTCCTCGCCGCGGTCCTGGGCGGGGCCCAGCACGACGGCGGGATGCAACACCTGCGGCAGACACTACTGACCCAGATCGTCGACGCCCTGCGCCCCGCCGTCGCCGCTGCCGTCGAGCGTGGCCGGCTCCGCGTCGACGTCACGGCCGAGACATTCGCCATGACCACCGTCGGCCCCCTGGTCTACCAGCGCTTCCTCGTGGGCTCCCCGCTCGGCCCGGACACGGTCGACAGCGTGGTGGACGCGGCACTGCGGGCGTGGGCGCCGTAG
- a CDS encoding tetratricopeptide repeat protein, producing MTPAPVRGDHEPTTTNGTIALVNLSARIDGLTARAQQADEAGPFTVAPQAGLVDLLTLRGHFLGRIADYEQAARLADGWVRRAPEHTAALLARARARATLHRCADAMADLDAAARLGAAPAALDAERAAILQAVGCHTEARSLLRKAAPHQSDFAMLGALAVFRAERGETTEAEHVFEEARRRCHGVSPFPLAQLDFRRGVMWMRAGDLPRARRWFEAACRRVPGYAPATGHLAEVELLLGDPRAAVARLRSLAETSDDPEYAAHLARALRAADRHQEAQAWRDQAAEQYEDLVLRHPEAYADHAADFWLTVGGDVDRGLQLALRTLVMRQTTRSYALVGRARTVGGQETLGTALPRHLAVNM from the coding sequence ATGACCCCCGCACCCGTCCGAGGCGACCACGAGCCGACCACGACGAACGGCACCATCGCCCTGGTGAACCTGTCGGCCCGGATCGACGGCCTGACGGCACGAGCCCAGCAGGCGGACGAGGCCGGACCGTTCACCGTCGCACCACAGGCGGGCCTGGTCGACCTGCTCACGCTGCGCGGGCACTTCCTCGGTCGCATCGCCGACTACGAGCAGGCGGCCCGACTCGCCGACGGATGGGTACGCCGCGCTCCCGAGCACACCGCCGCCCTGCTGGCTCGCGCCCGGGCGCGAGCAACCCTGCACCGTTGCGCCGACGCCATGGCCGACCTCGACGCGGCGGCCCGGCTCGGCGCCGCACCGGCCGCCCTGGACGCGGAACGGGCGGCGATTCTGCAGGCGGTCGGCTGTCACACCGAAGCCCGTTCCCTGCTGAGAAAGGCCGCCCCGCACCAGTCCGACTTCGCGATGCTGGGGGCCCTTGCGGTGTTCCGGGCAGAACGCGGTGAGACCACAGAGGCGGAGCACGTCTTCGAGGAGGCGCGACGGCGCTGTCACGGCGTCTCTCCTTTCCCGCTCGCCCAACTGGACTTCCGGCGCGGTGTGATGTGGATGCGCGCGGGCGATCTGCCCAGGGCCCGGCGGTGGTTCGAGGCAGCATGTCGCCGGGTGCCGGGCTACGCGCCGGCAACCGGCCACCTCGCGGAAGTCGAACTCCTCCTCGGAGATCCCCGGGCCGCTGTGGCCCGGCTGCGCTCCCTGGCGGAAACGAGCGACGACCCCGAGTACGCCGCCCATCTCGCGCGCGCCCTGCGGGCCGCCGACCGGCACCAGGAAGCGCAGGCATGGCGGGACCAGGCGGCCGAACAGTACGAGGATCTGGTACTGCGGCACCCGGAGGCGTACGCCGATCACGCCGCCGACTTCTGGCTGACGGTCGGAGGCGACGTCGACCGCGGACTCCAGCTGGCGCTGCGCACCCTCGTCATGCGTCAGACGACCAGGTCGTACGCCCTGGTCGGGCGGGCCCGTACGGTCGGCGGCCAGGAGACGCTCGGCACGGCCCTGCCACGGCACCTTGCGGTTAACATGTGA
- a CDS encoding DUF4331 family protein has protein sequence MADHFSGPRILFDPASDIADVFVFPSPDRPGRLVLVLNVFPAATPTALFSDALTYRFRVRPVSPASEGAAFVVGDAEYALDFTFAAPDRVLGDDRPVQTGLCTTPDGGQVVFQVGDETPIDTNGLRIFAGPRLDPFFIDLAGVLAADATEKLAFRPGAANTLEGMNVLSIVVEVDPETVFDPDSGPLLAVVGETVSSGGRPVRLERMGRPEIKNVVLASRKFDPVNSDLEIRDLYNDEDAFAVRPDYAGAYRARFDANPAFFDRLDGETV, from the coding sequence ATGGCGGATCACTTCTCCGGACCGCGCATCCTCTTCGATCCCGCGTCCGACATCGCCGACGTCTTCGTCTTCCCGAGCCCGGACCGGCCCGGCCGTCTGGTCCTCGTCCTCAACGTCTTCCCGGCCGCCACGCCCACGGCGCTGTTCTCCGACGCCCTCACCTACCGCTTCCGGGTCCGCCCGGTCTCGCCGGCGTCCGAGGGGGCCGCGTTCGTCGTCGGCGATGCCGAGTACGCACTCGACTTCACCTTCGCTGCGCCCGACCGAGTCCTCGGCGACGACAGGCCGGTGCAGACAGGCCTCTGCACGACGCCGGACGGCGGACAGGTCGTCTTCCAGGTCGGCGACGAGACACCCATCGACACCAATGGCCTGCGGATTTTCGCCGGGCCGCGGCTCGACCCGTTCTTCATCGACCTCGCGGGCGTACTGGCTGCCGACGCCACGGAGAAGCTGGCCTTCCGGCCCGGCGCGGCCAACACCCTCGAAGGCATGAACGTCCTGAGCATCGTCGTCGAAGTCGACCCCGAGACGGTGTTCGACCCGGACAGCGGCCCGCTGCTCGCCGTCGTCGGCGAGACCGTGTCCTCGGGCGGACGTCCTGTCCGGCTGGAGCGCATGGGCCGACCCGAGATCAAGAACGTCGTCCTGGCGAGCAGGAAGTTCGACCCCGTCAACAGCGACCTCGAAATCCGGGACCTGTACAACGATGAGGACGCCTTCGCCGTACGACCGGACTACGCCGGCGCGTACCGGGCACGGTTCGACGCGAACCCGGCCTTCTTCGACCGCCTCGACGGCGAGACCGTCTGA